The genomic DNA GCCTTTGGCCAATTGATAGGCGTGGTTGGCGTTCCGCGTCACGCGGCTGTTGAAGTAGCAGATCGTATGGTCGGCCGCCCCACACAACATTCGCGTGAACAGAATCCGCAGCGTCTGTTGATTCGAAGGTGACGTTTCGTCGCCGCCAATTCCCTCTTGAGTCATCAGGTTGGGATAGGTCCGCTCGTAGCCGGTCGGTCGGTATTCATCGTGGATGTCGACCATCAATTGGTGCTCGGCGGCTTTGCGAACCGCGTCGTGCAACCACTGCGTCCACTTCTGCGGACCGACGTTTACAAATCCGTATTTGACTCCCGCGATGCCCCATTCTTGATAGAGGTCAAGGATTTGGTCGAGCTGTTTTTCCAGAGCTCGCCGGTTTACATAGACAATGATTCCGATCCCGTGCTGCTTGCCGTAACGGATCACTTCGTGAAGGTCCAATGGCCCGGCGGACCGTTTGGGATCGACGGTGATCGTCGATGCATCGGACGAATCGTCGTATTCGTGTCCGTACCATCCGGCGTCGTATTCGACATACTGCAACCCGTTGGCGACCGCGAAATCGATGCAGGCCTTTCCGCCGGCGGTCGTCAACGTCACCTCGCGGATGACTTTGCCGGGGCGAATCCAAGAGGTGTCTTCGATCGCGCAAGGATCGTTCAAATTTAAACTCAATGCGTTGTTGTTAAGCAGCTCCGCCGGCGAATCGGCGACCATCACGTAACGCCATGGTGTGGTGACACCTCCTTGGCAAACCACTTCGCTGGCCAATTGAGCCTGCAGCGCGTTGTCGACACCCTCGACAGGTTCCAACCGCATGCGAGCGTAATCGACCAACCGAGCTTCGCCGACGGCGAGGTATAGATCCTTGCGAGCCGACAGGACCAGCGGCCGTTCGCAGTTCTTCTTGACCTCTTGCAACTTGGTCTGTTCGTAGACACCTTGTGCCGAATAGACGGGCCAACATTTGTGATTTCCAGTAAACCGGAACTCGGTCTGTTCCCGTTGGATCACAAAGTCTTTCAGCCCATCCTGTTCGGGGACATGGTAGGCGAAGGCGATCCCTTCGTTGTAGGCGCGGACCCGCAACGTCATCCGCCGCGGCGGTTGTTGCGAATCGATCAGATCGATCTCCGCTTGGCGATAGTGATCGCGAATCGAACTCCGCTCGCCATAGACAGGACTCCACGTCGAATCGTGCGAACTGGTCCGCACCGCTTGAACCTGAAACCCATCCAACAGCGACGGGGCGTCTCGCAGCACCAAGCCCAATCGCGACGGCTCGATCACCTGTTCGCCCGATGCGAGGACGGAATAGCGAAGGGTGCCGTCGGAGCAATCCAACCGTAGCGACAATCGATCGTCGGGCGAAGCGACAGCGACCGACTGAGGCTGCGGATCAGCAGCCGTCAGATTCGCGTGAACCCCAAGTCCTATCAAGCTAAAGAGAAGCGTCCGAAGCAAACCAACACGAAGCATTCGACAAACCATTGAGTGGGAGCGGGAAATAAAAAAGCCTGCATGCAATATAGTCGAAGGAGGATGCAGCGGGATCAACTGTGTCGAGGCCTGCCAGAGCTGTTGAGTGACGGTGTTAACGTAATCGCAGGCATGCGTTGGTGCGGCATTGTTCAAAACCTCAAGCAGGGACAGTCTATCTTTTCGGGGAGAATGCGTGCCCGTCCAGAGAGCGACTTCGGTACCGCCTGAAAACAAGCTCTGTCCCCGAATTGCTCGATCGATATGCGTCCCCGTTGGGGACGGCGGGCGATTACGCGATCGAGTCCGGTGGTATTCGCTGCGCTCAAACCACCGGCTACCCTCTGTGGCCGCTTCGCGGTGCGTGGAATCTGGTAGCGATTTGATTTCGGTGGTATTCGCTGCGCTCCCAACCGTTGGCTCGCTTCTGCGAACCGTGCTGGATCGTTGGATTCAACACGCCTGTTGTTTCGGTGACGCATTCTCGATCGTGGGCGCGACTTCCGTTAAACTTGTTTTCGCGTTTTTGCGCGTCGTTTAACTCAGCTCACGAACCCTTCAGGATCTCTCTCATGCGATACGTGTTTGCCGTTCTGTTCGCCTCCCTGGTCAGCTTGCACACGGCGACTGCCGAAGTCCAAACCAAGACTGTCCAGTACACCGATGGCGATGTCACGCTGGAAGGTTTTGTGGCTTGGGATCCCGAGAAAGCTGGAGCAAATGCTCCCGGCGTGTTGGTCGTGCATCAATGGATGGGGCTTTCCGATTACGAAAAGGGACGCTGCAAACAATTGGCCGAACTCGGCTACGTCGCGTTCGCTGCGGATATCTACGGCAAGGGGATTCGTCCCGCCAACCGGCAGGATGCCGCAAAGCAAGCGGGCGTCTACAAAAATGATCGCGATCTGTATCGCCGCCGCTTGAACCTTGGGCTGGACCAGCTGCTGAAAATCGAGAACGTTTCGGCCGACAAAGTCGCCGCGATCGGGTACTGCTTCGGCGGCACCGGCGCGTTGGAACTGGCTCGCAGCGGCGCCAAGATCGGTGGCGTCGTCAGCTTCCACGGCGGCTTGGATTCTCCCACGCCAGCGGACGGGAAAAACATCGAAGCCAAATTGCTGATCTGCCACGGAGCGGACGATCCGTTTGTTCCGGCTGACGATATCGAAGCCTTCAAAGCCGAACTAAACGCCGCCGACGTCGATTGGCAGATGGTTTATTACTCCGGCGCCGTCCATTCGTTCACGCAGCCGATGGCGGGCAACGACAATTCGGCCGGTGCGGCTTACAATCCGCGCGCCGACCGACGATCATGGAATGCAATGCGAGTCTTCTTCACGGAATTATTCGCCGGCAAATAGAAGCTATCGTTCTTCCCACCTGAGTCCCCGCACGAGATCCCACCCAATGCCTCTGCCTACCAAGTTACTCCGCGTTGCAGCGTTCCTGTTTCTTGTCACCACAACCTGCGTCGCGGACGATCTGCGGGTGGGAGTGGCCGATGTCGATATCACGCCTTTGGAGTCGTATCCGATGGCGGGATATTTTCACGAGCGGTTGTCGACTGGCCAGCGGGATCCGCTGCGTGCCAAGGCGATTGTGATGCGTGACGGTGAGACAGCTTGTGCAGTCGCGTTCTGCGACATGCTCGGTGTCTCGCGCGACCTGTACGAAGAGGTCCGCGATCAAGCGGCCAAAGCGACGGGGATTGCTCCCGATCAGATCGTCGTTTCGGCGACGCATGCGCACACCGCGCCGGACTACTTCGCCGAACTGTATCGGGTTCAACAGCAACCCGATTCCGAAGCTTCGAAAAAGAGTTATGCGAAATACTTAAGCAACCAGATCGTCGCGGCGATCGTGCAAGCCAACGCTGCCGCAGTGCCGGTCAGCATCGCTTGCGGGCAAACGAACCAAGAGACTCCCGTCTCGTTCAATCGTCGATTTGTGATGCGTGACGGCAGCGTTGCCACGTGGCAAAACCATCGCAATCCGAAAGTCGTCCGAGCGGCGGGTCCGATCGATCCCGAGATCGGATTGCTGATGTTTCGCTCGGCAGCCGACGATCAACCGCTGGGCGTCATGAGCAACTTTGCGTTGCACCTAGATACCGTCGGCGGAACCCAGTGGAGTGCCGATTTCCCGTTTTACATCGAACAAGCACTCCGCAAGCATTTGGGCGAACAAACCATCTCGCTGTTTGGTGCGGGAACCTGCGGCGACATCAATCACTCCAACCCGAACCAAAAGGAACGGAACAAGTGTGATATGATCGGCGGCTCGCTGGCGACAACGATCGTCGACGCGTTGCCGACGCTTACTAAAATCGATTCGCCGCGTCTGCAAGTCTCACACGCCGTGGTCCAGTTGCCGTTGCAAGAGGTTTCGCCACTGGAAATCGAACGAGCCCAGCAATTGATCCCCGCAGCCGAAGCGGGTGAAAAGATCGCGATGATGGATCGGGTCGCGGCCTACAGAGCGTTGCATTTGTATCAACTGCGGCACGGGGAACCCGTTCCCGATATCACGCCTCGCCGTCAGGTGCACAGCCTGCGTGGCGTCGGGGCGTCGCTGCCGGTCGATGTGACCACGATCGCGTTGGGTGATCAAGCGGCGATCGTTTTCCTGCCCGGTGAGGTCTTCGTCGACATCGGTCTGGCGATCAAACGCGGATCTCCCTATCCAACGACACTGGTCGTCGAACTGGCCAACAGCAACGAGACGATGTACATCCCCACTCGCGGCGCTTTCGCGGGGGGCGGATATGAAGTCATCAACTCTGCGGTCGCACCTGGCAGCGGAGAGATGTTGATCGAATCGGCGTTGACACAGTTGCGACAATTGGCGACGCCAGGCCAATAGCGACCCCTTGCCGCGACACGGCTATAATTTGCGTGATCGTCCGCCGGACGATCACGCTCTCCCCCAACAACACCCAAGAGTAATTCCCATGCTGCGTACCCTTTTACTGCTGTTACTAGCGCTGGTCCCGCTGTCCGCCGGAGCTGCTGAAAAGCTGAAGGCGCTGATCGTCGATGGTCAAAACAACCACGAAGACTGGCCCAAGACAACGGTCATGATGAAGCGGTATCTCGAAGAGACCGGGCGGTTCACCGTCGATGTGCGACGCACCCAATACACCTGGAACGGCGGAAAGCTGCTGGACGATTATCCGCTGAACGACGGACGCAAATACCAAAGCCTCAGCAAGCCGAAGTCCGACCCCGACTTCAAGCCAACCTTTTCCGATTACGACGTCGTGATCAACAACTTCGGTCACAGCGCGGCGGCTTGGCCCAAGGAGACGCAGACGGCATTGGACAAGTTCGTCCATTCCGGTGGCGGGTTGGTCGTGGTTCATGCGGCGGACAACGCGTTCTCCGAATGGCCACAGTACAACAAGATGATTGGGCTGGGTGGCTGGGGCGGCCGCAATGAGAAATCGGGGCCTTACGTGTTCATCGACGCCGAAGGCAAAACGGTTCGCGACACGTCGCCAGGGCGAAGCGGAGCTCACGGACCGCAGCACGAGTACCAGATCGTCGTCCGCAATCCGGACCATCCGATCACCCGCGGTTTGCCCCGTTCGTGGATGCACACCAAAGATGAACTGTATCAACAACTGCGGGGCCCAGCCGACAAGATGACGATCCTGGCAACCGCCTTTGCCGCCGAAAATTTCAAAGGGACCGGACGCCACGAACCGATCATGATGACGATCGATTACGGCAAGGGACGTGTCTACCACACGCCGATGGGACACGCCGATTATTCGATGGAATGCGTCGGGTTCATCACGACACTGATCCGCGGAACCGAATGGGCTGCGACGGGGGACGTCACCCTGACCGAAGTTCCCAAGGACTTCCCGACCTTCGAAACGGCGAGCAAGCGGTCGTTCGAATGAGTCAACGGTATTTAGTTCCCGATCTGATCGGCCACTCAAGCGTCGCCCTGACCGACGATGAAGCGCATCATGCCGCCGGCGTGATGCGAGTTAAACCGGGGGCGACGCTGACCTTGTTCGACGGTCAAAACAACGAAGCTCAAGCGACCGTCGAATCGGTTTCTCGCAAGCGAGTGGAATGCCGGATCGATCAGATCGGCGAGGTCGATCGCGAATCGCCGCGGATGCTGTTGATCGCTGTGGCGCTCCCCAAAGGGGATCGCGCTCGCAGCGTGATCGAAAAAGCTGTCGAACTGGGAGCTCACGGCTTCGTGCCGATCGTCTGCCGCCGTTCGGTCGCTCGCCCCAGCGATGGCCAACGAAAGCGGCTTGAGCGGTACGTGATCGACGCCAGCAAACAGTGCGGGCGGAATCGTTTGATGCAGATCGCCCCGGCAATCGCTTGGTCCGATTTTGTCACCGCCGACGCGAGCGCGTTGTTCGACGGTACGACGATAGATCCACCGGCCGATGTGCAGCGGATCGTGGCCGACCCGACAGGCGTTTCAGCCGACCCGAGCGGCCAGCACCCGGTGTTGTTTGCCGTCGGTCCCGAAGGGGGCTTCGATCCCGAAGAGATTCGGTCGGCGCTCGATGCCGGATGGTCGACGATTTCGCTGGGACCGCGGATCTTACGAGTCGAAACTGCGGTCGGCGCGCTGCTGTCGATCGCTCAGTGAACCAACTGCGGCTCGGCAAATGAAGCGACATTCGGCGGCCCCATCAACGATTGCCGCAGCGTTCCGGTCGCGCGGCCGAGATCGATTTGGGCGACGCCGTAATTGATTTGCGATTGCAGCAGAGAATTCTCCGACGCCTGCAGACGATCCTGAGCGCGGAGGATGTTGTCCAGGTAGAGATCGGTAAAGCTGGTACCGTCGGCGAGGTAACGCATCCGAGCGTTGACGTAGTTGAGATCTTCGTGAGCCGAGACGAGAGCGCGTCCTTTGAGGTCGAGATCGGTGGCGGCTTGGGCTGTCGCCAGCCAGCGGTCGCGAACTTCCAAAGCGATATCGGCCGCCACGCCCTGCAGATCGGCTTCGAAGCGTTTTAGATTGGCTACCGTTTGACGCTGGCGAGCGTTCGCGGCGCGGTTGTAAACGGGGACTTCAAACGTCAGCCCGCCGCTGATCCCTGGATTGGAATCGACGAACTGATCGCGGAACGCGTCGCCGAATTGCTTGTTGCCGCGGAGCGATGCCGAATAGGTCGACAGCACGAGGTTCAGAACCGGCAGCAACTCGTTGTCGGCGACGTTGTTTTCGATCGCCGCCGATTGAATCTGCTTCAACGCCCGCCGCACCTCGGGGCGATAGGCCAACCCGACTTCGACATCGTGCTGCACGTCGCTGGCTTCACCCGTTTCGGGCGGCAGCGTCGTGGTGACAAATTCAAAGCCTTGCTGTTGAGCGTAGTTCGAACCAAAGATTTCGCGGAGCAAGGCTTCTTGAGCCCGCACCACATCGTATTCGGCCGACACCGTCGCTGCGTAACGCGATGCAACGGCGCTGCGGATGCGGTTCATATTGTCCTTGCCAGCATCGATTTGCTGACGCTTCTCGACGATCTTCAACAGTTTGTCGGCGCGGTGCCACGATGCTCGGGTTTGGACAAACCGGCCGCGGACGCCAACCAGATTCCAATACGCCACGGCGACCACCTGTAACTGCTGCTCGATCCCGGCCTGCAGATCTTCGACGGAAACTTGATGGGCGAACTTCGACAGTTCGACCGGACTGGTATTCACTTGGTAACCCGCACCGCGCAACAACGGTTGTGTGTAATCGATCGACAAGCGTTGATTAGCTTGATCCGGTGGGGTGAAGAAGCTGGAGTTCGAATCGCGGAAACCTGTGCGGTGCGCGATTTCGAGATCGCCGCCAAGTCGATTTCGCTGGCGGCCGCCGAAGCGGGTGCCGTAATCGTTGGCTTCCAAACGGCCAGCAGCACCGGCCAACGCGTCCCCCACGGGATCGTCTTCATGAGCCCAGATCGATTCGACAAACACCGTCCAGTCGAATCCGGCGTCCAGGCGAGCGACCTCGTAACCGCGGCTGTCGACTTCCGCGGTCAACGACAGCAGCTCGGGTGAAAACCGCAGCGCCGCGCGGTACGCATCTTCCAGCGTCATCGCTTGAGAGCGATCGAACCGCAACAAAGGTTTGCGAATTTCATCATCCCACCACTTGCCATCGCGTTGCAGCGACGGCTGGGGATCGACGCGATCGACAACGACGCTGGCTCCCTCCGGTTGTGGTGACGCGGTGCGCGGCGGAGCGATCGCTTCGATTGGAGCGGCCGGCTGCGGGTCCGCGGCAGGCGTCTCGGTGATACTCTCCAAAAGCGCTTCAAACTGAGGCAGCGGTTGCGACGGAGTTGCCGCTGGGGGCGGCAGATCTTCGGCCACCGCGTCGGGGCGGGGCGGATCGATCGTCTCGCGTCGCATTGGCGGTACATCGGGGATCGCGATCCCGGTGATCTCGCTGTCGAGCCGCGGATCGGACCGAGGGGGCAGGGGAGCGACTTGCAACGGTTCGTGGGGCTGGTTGTCCAAATTGGGCAGCCGAAACGCGTCGTAGAGACTTGGCCCCGATCCCTGCGATTCACCGATGATGTGGGGCAGACGCTGCGGTTGAGGCTTTTGCACCTTCGGCAGACGCTGGGTGTGGATGATGCTTGGAACCTCATCGACATCGGGCGATGAGGTCGCTGGCGGATCCGGCAGCGGTTGCTGCGAAGCGTCGGCGTTTTCCGCCGGCTGCAGCTGGATCGCCGGCAGGTCGACAAGCGGCGGCGGTTCGAGCGGATCGGTCGCGGACGCGTCATCGGTCGCCGGTTGTTCGTCTTCCGCAGGCTGCGACGGAGCCACTTCCTGCGGCTGCGATGCACTGTCTTGCGTCAGCACCGAATCGGGCAACCGGTCGCTGGGAGAAGGCGTTTCGTCTTCAGGAGGCGTGGGCCCGTTGAGAGCGATCGATAGTCGCACAGCTGCTGGAACGAAGGTGGCAGACGGTTTAGGTGTCGCCGGTTCGCGGACCCGTTGGACCCGTTTGGGCAACGGCCTGCCGAGCGATGTCCCCGAGTGTCGCGGCGGCGCGGGGGCTGGATATCCCAGAGCGGTTCGTGCCGCAGCAGGCCGGTTAACCGGGGCGGGCCGATTCCAGAGCTGCATGCTCTGGTCCGAACCGATCACCGGAGCCAACGGATTGACTGGATCGCCAGCCACTGCAAAACCTAGCGGCAGAGCGATCGAGAACGTCGCGATGATCTTATGAATAACCTGCATCGATAACCTGGCAGAATAGACCTAGCGGAACTGGGTGTCCGACAATCGTGTCCATTCTGTTATCGATTACCACGCGAAC from Rosistilla oblonga includes the following:
- a CDS encoding TolC family protein, which gives rise to MQVIHKIIATFSIALPLGFAVAGDPVNPLAPVIGSDQSMQLWNRPAPVNRPAAARTALGYPAPAPPRHSGTSLGRPLPKRVQRVREPATPKPSATFVPAAVRLSIALNGPTPPEDETPSPSDRLPDSVLTQDSASQPQEVAPSQPAEDEQPATDDASATDPLEPPPLVDLPAIQLQPAENADASQQPLPDPPATSSPDVDEVPSIIHTQRLPKVQKPQPQRLPHIIGESQGSGPSLYDAFRLPNLDNQPHEPLQVAPLPPRSDPRLDSEITGIAIPDVPPMRRETIDPPRPDAVAEDLPPPAATPSQPLPQFEALLESITETPAADPQPAAPIEAIAPPRTASPQPEGASVVVDRVDPQPSLQRDGKWWDDEIRKPLLRFDRSQAMTLEDAYRAALRFSPELLSLTAEVDSRGYEVARLDAGFDWTVFVESIWAHEDDPVGDALAGAAGRLEANDYGTRFGGRQRNRLGGDLEIAHRTGFRDSNSSFFTPPDQANQRLSIDYTQPLLRGAGYQVNTSPVELSKFAHQVSVEDLQAGIEQQLQVVAVAYWNLVGVRGRFVQTRASWHRADKLLKIVEKRQQIDAGKDNMNRIRSAVASRYAATVSAEYDVVRAQEALLREIFGSNYAQQQGFEFVTTTLPPETGEASDVQHDVEVGLAYRPEVRRALKQIQSAAIENNVADNELLPVLNLVLSTYSASLRGNKQFGDAFRDQFVDSNPGISGGLTFEVPVYNRAANARQRQTVANLKRFEADLQGVAADIALEVRDRWLATAQAATDLDLKGRALVSAHEDLNYVNARMRYLADGTSFTDLYLDNILRAQDRLQASENSLLQSQINYGVAQIDLGRATGTLRQSLMGPPNVASFAEPQLVH
- a CDS encoding RsmE family RNA methyltransferase, translated to MSQRYLVPDLIGHSSVALTDDEAHHAAGVMRVKPGATLTLFDGQNNEAQATVESVSRKRVECRIDQIGEVDRESPRMLLIAVALPKGDRARSVIEKAVELGAHGFVPIVCRRSVARPSDGQRKRLERYVIDASKQCGRNRLMQIAPAIAWSDFVTADASALFDGTTIDPPADVQRIVADPTGVSADPSGQHPVLFAVGPEGGFDPEEIRSALDAGWSTISLGPRILRVETAVGALLSIAQ
- a CDS encoding neutral/alkaline non-lysosomal ceramidase N-terminal domain-containing protein — protein: MPLPTKLLRVAAFLFLVTTTCVADDLRVGVADVDITPLESYPMAGYFHERLSTGQRDPLRAKAIVMRDGETACAVAFCDMLGVSRDLYEEVRDQAAKATGIAPDQIVVSATHAHTAPDYFAELYRVQQQPDSEASKKSYAKYLSNQIVAAIVQANAAAVPVSIACGQTNQETPVSFNRRFVMRDGSVATWQNHRNPKVVRAAGPIDPEIGLLMFRSAADDQPLGVMSNFALHLDTVGGTQWSADFPFYIEQALRKHLGEQTISLFGAGTCGDINHSNPNQKERNKCDMIGGSLATTIVDALPTLTKIDSPRLQVSHAVVQLPLQEVSPLEIERAQQLIPAAEAGEKIAMMDRVAAYRALHLYQLRHGEPVPDITPRRQVHSLRGVGASLPVDVTTIALGDQAAIVFLPGEVFVDIGLAIKRGSPYPTTLVVELANSNETMYIPTRGAFAGGGYEVINSAVAPGSGEMLIESALTQLRQLATPGQ
- a CDS encoding dienelactone hydrolase family protein, which translates into the protein MRYVFAVLFASLVSLHTATAEVQTKTVQYTDGDVTLEGFVAWDPEKAGANAPGVLVVHQWMGLSDYEKGRCKQLAELGYVAFAADIYGKGIRPANRQDAAKQAGVYKNDRDLYRRRLNLGLDQLLKIENVSADKVAAIGYCFGGTGALELARSGAKIGGVVSFHGGLDSPTPADGKNIEAKLLICHGADDPFVPADDIEAFKAELNAADVDWQMVYYSGAVHSFTQPMAGNDNSAGAAYNPRADRRSWNAMRVFFTELFAGK
- a CDS encoding ThuA domain-containing protein, which gives rise to MLRTLLLLLLALVPLSAGAAEKLKALIVDGQNNHEDWPKTTVMMKRYLEETGRFTVDVRRTQYTWNGGKLLDDYPLNDGRKYQSLSKPKSDPDFKPTFSDYDVVINNFGHSAAAWPKETQTALDKFVHSGGGLVVVHAADNAFSEWPQYNKMIGLGGWGGRNEKSGPYVFIDAEGKTVRDTSPGRSGAHGPQHEYQIVVRNPDHPITRGLPRSWMHTKDELYQQLRGPADKMTILATAFAAENFKGTGRHEPIMMTIDYGKGRVYHTPMGHADYSMECVGFITTLIRGTEWAATGDVTLTEVPKDFPTFETASKRSFE
- a CDS encoding glycoside hydrolase family 97 protein produces the protein MIGLGVHANLTAADPQPQSVAVASPDDRLSLRLDCSDGTLRYSVLASGEQVIEPSRLGLVLRDAPSLLDGFQVQAVRTSSHDSTWSPVYGERSSIRDHYRQAEIDLIDSQQPPRRMTLRVRAYNEGIAFAYHVPEQDGLKDFVIQREQTEFRFTGNHKCWPVYSAQGVYEQTKLQEVKKNCERPLVLSARKDLYLAVGEARLVDYARMRLEPVEGVDNALQAQLASEVVCQGGVTTPWRYVMVADSPAELLNNNALSLNLNDPCAIEDTSWIRPGKVIREVTLTTAGGKACIDFAVANGLQYVEYDAGWYGHEYDDSSDASTITVDPKRSAGPLDLHEVIRYGKQHGIGIIVYVNRRALEKQLDQILDLYQEWGIAGVKYGFVNVGPQKWTQWLHDAVRKAAEHQLMVDIHDEYRPTGYERTYPNLMTQEGIGGDETSPSNQQTLRILFTRMLCGAADHTICYFNSRVTRNANHAYQLAKGVCFYSPWQFLYWYDRPAGPGATAEGRIGDEPELEFYRELPVVWDETRVLQGEIGEFAVIARRSGKDWFLGAMNGDQPRTLSVPLDFLSDEQTFTARRYFHDSQVATRTHVGIRNESVAASKSLEIPLAARSGEAIHFVAQD